TCATGAAGCTGCTGTCCGACGACGCGAGAAAGGCGGCCACGGCCCCGATCTCCGCTGGATCGGCCATGCGCTGGAGCGGAGTCATCGAGGCGTAAAGCTTCTGGCCTTCCTCGCCGAGCGCTGCCTTCGCGAGTTCGGTCGCTGTCGCCCCGGGCGACAGCACGTTCACCCGGATTCCGGTGCCCTTCAGGTCCTCCGCCCAGGTCCGCGCGAGGTTGCGCACTGCCGCCTTGCTCGCGCTGTAGGCGCTCATTCCCGGCGCGCCCGTTGTGCCGGCGCTCGATCCGGTCAGGATTATCGAGCCGCCTTGCCCCATCAGCGGCAGCGCCTTCTGGACCGTGAAGATCGTACCCTTCACATTGGTGTCGAAGGTTTCGTCAATGTGCTCGGCGGTGATCTTGCCGAGCGGAAGCTGGCTTCCCGCGCCGGCATTGGCGAAGACGATGTCGAGGGTTCCGCGCTCGGCCTTCACCGCCGCGTAGAGTCGGTCGAGGTCGGCCAGATCGGAGACCGAGCCCTTCACCGCGCGGGCATTGGGCCCGAGCTCTGCCACAGCGGCGCCGAGCGATTCCTGCCGGCGGCCGAAGATGAAGACGAAGGCACCCTCCTCGATGAAGCGCTTTGCTGCGGCGCGGCCGATGCCGGTAGCGCCACCGGTGATCACAGCGGTCTTTCCATTCAGTCTGGTCATGTCGTGCATCCTTCCTTGGAGTAGTACGGAAGCAGGGAACTGCTTGCTTGAGCCAAGTATGCAGTTCTGATAACCTAAGGACAAGTATGCACCTTTTGGTAACCATGAAAAATGACTGACTGTTCTCAAAATTGCGGTGGCCGCTACTCCTACGGGCTCGCCGCCACGCTCAGCATCATCTCGGGCAAGTGGAAGCCGCTGATCCTGTACTTCCTGCTCGACGGCCCGAAGCGCTACGGCGAGCTCAAGCGCAACGTCCACGGCGTCAGCGCCAAGGTGCTGATCCAGCAATTGAAGGAACTGGAGGCCGATCACGTGCTGGCGCGGACCGACTACAAGGAGGTGCCACCGCGCGTGGACTACGCGCTTACTCCGCTCGGCCGCAGTCTGGCCGACAAGATTGTCCCGCTGTGCACCTGGGGAACCGAGAACATGGCAGAAATGGTGAGCATGCTCGCCGAACGCGACGGTTTGCTTTAGCAGGATGCTGAAGAACCGCGGAGTCGGACGACCCTCCGCGTTCGTGGGAGGGCGGCAGGTCGGCTTCTTCCGATCAGAAGTCGGACGGCTCTACTCCGTTGAGCTGCCGCAGGATTTCCGGGACGAACCGCAGCGTGTGGGTCCCACGCTCTTCGGCGCGATTTCATATGGCCGAAAAGCCGCCGTCGACAGACAACTCCACTGGAATGGGTTGATGAGAACGACGCGAAAGACGTGTGGTTCCCAGTGGTGTTGTGGACCTGCCGGTGAGGACGTGGTGTCGGTGATTCAGCCTACATCGACGTTCAAGGCGATGTCGAAGGTGCCGGCGCCGTTTTTGGCTAGGCCGATGAGCATCAGGCCGAGCGACTCGAGCGTCGAGGCCATGTGCAGGGCGCCGACATCGAACGGACGCAGCCCGAGACTCTCAAGGAAGGTTGAGACGCGCGCCTTGGCGTTCGGATCGTCAGCGGCGATGAACGCGTCGAGGCGTCCGCGCTGAGCAAGTACAGGGCCGAAGAGGGTGTTGAACGCCTTCACGACATGCGCGCCGGCGGGGGCGACCTTGGCGATCTCCTGCGCGCCAGAACTGCCGTGGGGTGTGACGAGGCCCGTGAGGTCGGGGGAGATCGGATTGGTGATGTCGATGATCACCTTGCCGTCGAGCGCATCCCCGTACTCGGCCAACACCGTCGCCGCACTGCCGTACGGCACGGCGAGGATGACAATGTCGCCCGCCGGCGCGGCACCGTAGGTCCCAGTGGTCGCTCCGGCTGCGAGCTTGTCGGCCAGCGCCCGCGCCTTGGTGGGGTCGCGGCTGATGACCTCGAGAGTGTATCCAGCCTTGGCGGTACGGCCGCCGATCGCCGTGGCCATGCCACCTGTGCCGATGATGCTGATAGTGCTCATGTGTAGTTTCCTCGTGAGTTGGGGTATTGCTCGTAGTCCTTAACGGGGGCATCCCCCGGTTAATATTCCTTGTGCGCCGAGCCGCGTGCGTCATCCCTGATGCCATCCCCGGGGCGACCGCGTCTTTGCCCGAACGGATCACGGCATGGCGATATTGCTGTGCGCCGGGCTCGCTGCGACCCGGCTTCCTGCCT
Above is a window of Caballeronia sp. SBC1 DNA encoding:
- a CDS encoding SDR family NAD(P)-dependent oxidoreductase, which produces MTRLNGKTAVITGGATGIGRAAAKRFIEEGAFVFIFGRRQESLGAAVAELGPNARAVKGSVSDLADLDRLYAAVKAERGTLDIVFANAGAGSQLPLGKITAEHIDETFDTNVKGTIFTVQKALPLMGQGGSIILTGSSAGTTGAPGMSAYSASKAAVRNLARTWAEDLKGTGIRVNVLSPGATATELAKAALGEEGQKLYASMTPLQRMADPAEIGAVAAFLASSDSSFMTASEVAVDGGLAQL
- a CDS encoding helix-turn-helix domain-containing protein: MTDCSQNCGGRYSYGLAATLSIISGKWKPLILYFLLDGPKRYGELKRNVHGVSAKVLIQQLKELEADHVLARTDYKEVPPRVDYALTPLGRSLADKIVPLCTWGTENMAEMVSMLAERDGLL
- a CDS encoding NADPH-dependent F420 reductase, which produces MSTISIIGTGGMATAIGGRTAKAGYTLEVISRDPTKARALADKLAAGATTGTYGAAPAGDIVILAVPYGSAATVLAEYGDALDGKVIIDITNPISPDLTGLVTPHGSSGAQEIAKVAPAGAHVVKAFNTLFGPVLAQRGRLDAFIAADDPNAKARVSTFLESLGLRPFDVGALHMASTLESLGLMLIGLAKNGAGTFDIALNVDVG